In one window of Pseudomonas sp. IAC-BECa141 DNA:
- a CDS encoding gluconokinase: MNHPITALVIMGVAGCGKTCVSQALCQLSGATAIEGDTFHPAANIEKMSAGIPLNDEDRAGWLDSLCDELRRVDALGERPVLTCSALKHIYRERLRSALPGLGFVFLELTPEVAADRVSHRPGHFMPATLIESQFATLESPIGEPLTLALNASIHSVEELASQAHVWWQAHGLKQAV, from the coding sequence ATGAATCATCCCATCACCGCCCTGGTCATCATGGGCGTTGCCGGTTGCGGCAAGACGTGCGTCAGCCAGGCCCTGTGCCAATTGAGCGGCGCCACTGCCATTGAAGGCGATACTTTCCATCCGGCCGCGAACATCGAAAAGATGAGCGCGGGGATCCCCCTGAACGACGAAGACCGTGCCGGCTGGCTCGACAGCCTGTGCGACGAACTGCGTCGCGTCGACGCCCTGGGCGAACGCCCGGTGCTGACCTGCTCGGCCCTCAAGCACATTTACCGCGAACGCCTGCGCAGCGCCTTGCCGGGCCTGGGCTTCGTATTCCTCGAATTGACGCCTGAAGTCGCCGCCGACCGCGTTTCCCATCGCCCGGGCCACTTCATGCCGGCCACCTTGATCGAGAGCCAGTTCGCCACCCTCGAATCGCCGATAGGCGAGCCGTTGACCCTGGCCCTGAATGCTTCGATCCACAGCGTCGAAGAACTGGCGTCGCAAGCCCACGTCTGGTGGCAGGCCCACGGCCTGAAACAGGCGGTATGA
- a CDS encoding LacI family DNA-binding transcriptional regulator: protein MTTPKNDKNTRTTGRPTLNEVARLAGVSPITASRALRGVSTVATELVEKVQKAALELNYVVNPAARALASAQSHSVVVLVPSLSNLLFIDTLEAIHRVLTPKGFEVLIGNFHYSRDEEENLLRNYMAYQPRGLLLTGFDRTESSRRMIEASNIPCVYMMELDSAAGVNCVGFSQLSAGETAAEHLLSRGRKRLAYIGAQLDQRTLLRGEGFRKALQKAGRYDPDLEVLTPRSSSVGLGGELFLQLLAAHPDVDAIFFGNDDLAQGALLEALRNGIRIPEQVAILGFNDLPMSEHMVPRLSSINTPREAIGRRAAEQMLTLMAGNSVARPVEDMGFELKIREST, encoded by the coding sequence ATGACCACCCCTAAAAACGATAAAAACACCCGCACCACCGGCCGTCCCACCCTCAACGAAGTCGCCCGTCTGGCCGGCGTCAGCCCGATTACCGCCTCGCGCGCCCTGCGCGGGGTCAGCACGGTTGCCACCGAACTGGTGGAAAAAGTCCAGAAAGCCGCGCTGGAACTCAACTACGTGGTCAACCCCGCCGCCCGCGCCCTGGCCTCGGCCCAGAGCCATTCGGTGGTGGTGCTGGTGCCTTCGCTGTCCAACCTGTTGTTCATCGACACCCTGGAAGCCATTCATCGGGTGCTGACGCCCAAGGGCTTCGAAGTGCTGATCGGCAACTTCCACTACTCGCGCGATGAAGAAGAAAACCTGCTGCGCAACTACATGGCCTATCAGCCACGCGGCCTCCTGTTGACCGGTTTCGACCGCACCGAAAGTTCGCGGCGGATGATCGAGGCCAGCAACATTCCCTGCGTGTACATGATGGAGCTGGACAGCGCCGCCGGGGTGAATTGCGTCGGTTTCTCACAGCTCAGCGCCGGCGAAACGGCTGCCGAACATTTATTGTCCCGTGGCCGCAAGCGTCTGGCGTACATCGGCGCGCAGCTCGATCAGCGCACATTGCTGCGTGGCGAAGGCTTTCGCAAAGCACTGCAAAAGGCTGGTCGTTACGACCCGGATCTGGAAGTGCTGACCCCGCGTTCATCGTCCGTGGGCCTGGGCGGCGAGTTGTTCCTGCAATTGCTGGCGGCGCATCCGGATGTCGATGCGATCTTTTTCGGCAACGACGACCTGGCTCAGGGCGCCCTGCTCGAGGCCCTGCGCAACGGAATCAGGATCCCCGAACAAGTGGCGATCCTCGGCTTCAACGATTTGCCGATGTCGGAGCACATGGTGCCGCGCCTGAGCAGCATCAACACCCCGCGTGAAGCCATCGGCCGGCGTGCGGCGGAACAGATGCTGACGCTGATGGCCGGCAACAGCGTGGCGCGGCCGGTCGAGGACATGGGCTTCGAATTGAAAATCCGCGAGAGCACCTGA
- a CDS encoding LysR family transcriptional regulator, which translates to MNFNSESIELFLAVIERGSFSAAARALGKVPSAVSMAIGNLEAELGYALFDRRHREPQPTAMALSLVPHARLIADQLKQLQVHAVQLSLGLESKLSIGVAADIDRRRLLAAIREISERHPLLDIEVLTAPQDDVLAMLHSGRVSVCLAFAGLSVNVLERFQFVGSERMIATLAADSPLLQGQDLFLEDLVHVRQIVVGSRDLPISETRPLVAESHWRTDSLETALEMVEAGLGWGNFPLSVVQPWLDNGRLKRLSFRNIENGLVLPVHAVWLKSQPLQKGAAALVEILGR; encoded by the coding sequence GTGAATTTCAACAGCGAAAGCATCGAACTGTTTCTCGCCGTGATCGAGCGCGGCTCGTTTTCCGCCGCTGCCAGAGCATTGGGTAAAGTCCCGTCGGCGGTGAGCATGGCTATTGGCAATCTGGAGGCCGAACTCGGCTATGCGTTGTTCGACCGCCGTCACCGCGAACCGCAACCCACGGCCATGGCGCTATCGCTGGTGCCTCACGCGCGATTGATCGCCGATCAGCTCAAGCAATTGCAGGTGCATGCGGTGCAATTGTCCTTGGGGCTGGAGAGCAAATTGTCGATCGGCGTGGCGGCGGATATTGATCGTCGACGGTTGTTGGCGGCCATCAGGGAGATCAGCGAGCGTCATCCGTTGCTCGATATCGAAGTGCTGACTGCGCCGCAGGACGATGTGCTGGCGATGCTTCACAGTGGCCGGGTCAGCGTGTGCCTGGCGTTCGCCGGGTTGAGTGTGAACGTGCTGGAGCGCTTTCAGTTTGTCGGCAGTGAGCGAATGATTGCGACGCTGGCGGCGGACAGTCCGCTGTTGCAGGGGCAGGATCTGTTTCTCGAGGATCTGGTGCATGTGCGGCAGATCGTGGTCGGCAGTCGTGATTTGCCGATCAGCGAAACACGGCCGCTGGTGGCTGAATCCCACTGGCGCACCGATAGCCTGGAGACGGCGCTGGAGATGGTCGAGGCGGGTTTGGGCTGGGGCAATTTCCCGCTGTCGGTGGTGCAGCCGTGGCTCGATAACGGGCGATTGAAACGGCTGAGTTTCCGCAACATCGAAAACGGCCTGGTGCTGCCGGTGCATGCGGTGTGGCTCAAGAGCCAGCCGTTGCAGAAGGGGGCGGCGGCATTGGTTGAAATACTCGGCCGGTGA
- a CDS encoding PACE efflux transporter: MQGVKRKLVYVSLYEVIGMTFSALGLALLSGTSPGSTGPLAVIITTIAVTWNFIYTSLFERWESRQVSRTRTVKRRIAHAVGFQLTLIVFLIPLIAWWMKISLVQAFLLDLALIVFIPCYTFAFNWLFDKVFGLPASALPDPQPAT; this comes from the coding sequence ATGCAAGGCGTCAAACGCAAACTGGTCTATGTGTCGCTCTATGAAGTGATCGGCATGACCTTCTCGGCCCTCGGTCTGGCGCTGCTGTCCGGCACTTCGCCCGGCAGCACCGGCCCGCTGGCGGTGATCATTACCACCATCGCCGTGACCTGGAACTTCATCTACACCTCGCTGTTCGAGCGTTGGGAAAGCCGTCAGGTGTCACGCACCCGCACGGTGAAACGGCGCATCGCCCACGCCGTCGGCTTCCAGCTGACGCTGATCGTGTTCCTGATTCCGCTGATCGCGTGGTGGATGAAGATCAGCCTTGTGCAGGCCTTTTTGCTGGATCTGGCGCTGATCGTGTTCATCCCTTGCTACACCTTCGCCTTCAACTGGCTGTTCGATAAAGTGTTCGGCCTTCCGGCCTCGGCATTGCCGGATCCGCAGCCCGCGACATAA
- a CDS encoding MFS transporter has product MTAHAPAAQRDGIDPIRAAQISARIDRLPAVATIWRLVALLSIGGFFELYDLFQTAYISPGLIRDGIFATGNQGVFGFSDQAAFASATFLGLFLGASLLSPMADRFGRRAIFTFALVWYTVATVLMGVQSSALGIICMRFLVGIGLGIELVTIDAYLSELVPKRMRSSAFAFAFFVQFLSVPAVALMSWWLVPQAPFGVSGWRWVVLASAVFALFIWWLRKRLPESPRWLAQHGRFDEANRILDGIEARCEKDHRQPLDAPQAVPVDVEGKGRFADIWQPPYRRRALMLIVFHIFQAIGFFGFGNWLPALLSGQGVSVTHSLMYAFIITLAYPLGPLLFVKFANRFENKWQIVGSALGAMTFGTLFALQTSAFGLIFCGVMITFCNAWLSFSYHSYQSELFPTNIRARAVGFCYSFSRLSTVFSSLLIGLFLDHFGTPGVLAFIVVSMLIVMLTIGYFGPRTRNLALENIAHR; this is encoded by the coding sequence ATGACTGCACACGCCCCCGCCGCACAACGCGACGGCATCGACCCGATACGCGCCGCACAGATTTCCGCCCGCATCGACCGCCTCCCGGCCGTCGCCACAATCTGGCGGCTGGTGGCGCTGCTGTCGATCGGTGGTTTCTTCGAACTCTACGACCTGTTCCAGACCGCCTACATCAGCCCCGGGCTGATCCGCGACGGCATCTTTGCCACCGGCAATCAGGGCGTGTTCGGTTTCTCCGATCAGGCCGCGTTCGCCTCGGCGACGTTCCTCGGCCTGTTTCTCGGCGCCAGTCTGCTCAGCCCCATGGCGGATCGGTTCGGGCGGCGGGCGATCTTCACGTTCGCGCTGGTCTGGTACACCGTCGCCACGGTGCTGATGGGCGTGCAGAGTTCGGCGCTGGGGATCATCTGCATGCGTTTTCTGGTGGGCATCGGCCTCGGCATCGAGCTGGTAACCATCGACGCCTACCTCTCGGAACTGGTGCCCAAACGCATGCGCAGTTCGGCATTTGCCTTCGCGTTTTTCGTGCAGTTCCTGTCGGTGCCGGCGGTGGCGCTGATGTCCTGGTGGCTGGTGCCGCAGGCGCCGTTCGGGGTGTCCGGCTGGCGTTGGGTGGTGCTGGCAAGTGCGGTGTTTGCGTTGTTCATCTGGTGGCTGCGCAAGCGTCTGCCGGAGTCGCCGCGCTGGCTGGCCCAGCATGGCCGCTTCGATGAAGCGAACCGGATTCTCGATGGCATCGAGGCACGCTGCGAGAAAGATCACCGTCAACCACTGGACGCACCGCAAGCCGTGCCCGTCGACGTTGAAGGCAAGGGCCGTTTCGCTGATATCTGGCAACCACCGTACCGGCGCCGCGCGCTGATGCTGATCGTCTTCCACATCTTCCAGGCCATCGGTTTCTTCGGTTTCGGCAACTGGCTGCCGGCGCTGCTTTCCGGCCAGGGTGTCAGCGTCACTCACAGCCTGATGTACGCGTTCATCATCACCCTCGCCTACCCGCTCGGGCCGTTGCTGTTCGTGAAATTCGCCAACCGCTTCGAGAACAAATGGCAGATCGTCGGCTCGGCGCTGGGCGCCATGACCTTCGGTACCTTGTTCGCCCTGCAGACCAGCGCCTTCGGCCTGATCTTCTGCGGGGTGATGATCACCTTCTGCAACGCCTGGCTCAGCTTCAGTTATCACTCCTATCAGAGCGAACTGTTCCCCACCAACATTCGCGCCCGGGCGGTGGGCTTCTGCTATTCATTCAGTCGTTTGTCGACGGTGTTCAGCAGCCTGTTGATCGGTCTGTTCCTCGACCACTTCGGCACACCGGGCGTGTTGGCGTTCATCGTTGTCAGCATGCTGATCGTGATGCTGACCATCGGCTATTTCGGCCCCCGCACCCGCAACCTGGCGCTGGAAAACATCGCCCATCGCTGA
- a CDS encoding methyl-accepting chemotaxis protein codes for MTTLQTAAESAHSTSVQNDACAQKGSQVVQQTVQIIQDISRDLNEAALSIDAVSKQSDIIGTIVQTIRGIADQTNLLALNAAIEAARAGEHGRGFAVVADEVRSLAARTSQATLEIVDVVRKNHELSLSAVSSMQSSLSRTGLGVELANEAGDAIREIQQGSRHVVDAISQFNETLQLN; via the coding sequence ATGACCACCTTGCAGACTGCTGCGGAATCGGCCCACAGCACTTCGGTACAAAACGACGCCTGCGCGCAAAAAGGCTCACAGGTCGTGCAGCAAACGGTGCAGATCATTCAGGACATTTCCCGCGATCTCAATGAAGCGGCGCTGAGCATCGATGCGGTCAGCAAACAGTCGGACATCATCGGCACCATCGTCCAGACCATTCGCGGGATCGCCGACCAGACCAACCTGCTGGCGCTCAACGCGGCCATCGAAGCGGCGCGGGCGGGTGAGCACGGACGCGGTTTTGCGGTGGTGGCGGACGAAGTGCGCAGCCTCGCGGCGCGGACCAGCCAGGCGACCCTGGAGATCGTCGATGTGGTGCGCAAGAACCATGAGTTGTCACTGAGTGCGGTGTCGAGCATGCAGTCGAGCCTGAGCCGCACCGGGCTCGGGGTGGAACTGGCGAACGAGGCGGGCGACGCGATCCGTGAGATTCAGCAGGGCTCGCGGCATGTGGTGGATGCGATCAGCCAGTTCAACGAGACGTTGCAGCTGAACTGA
- a CDS encoding ABC transporter substrate-binding protein has translation MRSIKTLLGSSLLALTLTTGHVGAAETRAPIHFGDITWESGSFITEVLRLIVEKGYGYPTDTLPGSTVSLEAALAKNDIQVIGEEWAGRSPAWVKAAAEGKVFGLGDTVKGATEGWWVPEYVIKGDPERGIKPLAPELKSVADLPRYKDVFKDPEDPSRGRFLNSPTGWTSEIVNSQKLKAYALNDSFVNFRTGSGAALDAEVASSIKRGKPVLFYYWSPTPLLGRFKLVKLEEPPFDAEAWKTLADASNPNPKGTRSMPASLAIGVSAPFKAQYPELVTFFEKVDLPIDLLNQTLAGMSEKRQQPRQVAEAFLRDQPQVWTPWVPGDVASKVSGSL, from the coding sequence ATGAGATCGATCAAAACCCTGCTCGGCAGTTCGCTGCTGGCCCTGACCCTGACGACCGGGCATGTTGGCGCCGCGGAAACGAGAGCGCCGATCCACTTCGGTGACATCACCTGGGAAAGCGGCAGTTTCATCACCGAAGTGCTGCGCCTGATCGTCGAGAAAGGCTACGGCTACCCGACCGACACACTGCCGGGCAGCACCGTCAGCCTGGAAGCGGCGCTGGCGAAAAACGATATTCAAGTGATCGGTGAAGAGTGGGCAGGGCGCAGTCCGGCGTGGGTCAAGGCCGCTGCCGAAGGTAAGGTGTTCGGTCTTGGCGACACCGTGAAGGGCGCCACCGAAGGCTGGTGGGTGCCGGAATACGTGATCAAGGGCGACCCCGAGCGCGGGATCAAACCGCTGGCGCCGGAGCTGAAATCGGTGGCCGACCTGCCGCGCTACAAGGATGTGTTCAAGGATCCGGAAGACCCGAGCCGCGGGCGTTTCCTCAACAGCCCGACGGGCTGGACTTCGGAGATCGTCAACAGCCAGAAGCTCAAGGCGTATGCGCTGAACGACAGCTTCGTCAACTTCCGTACCGGTTCCGGCGCGGCGCTGGATGCCGAGGTGGCGTCGTCGATCAAGCGCGGCAAGCCGGTGCTGTTCTATTACTGGTCGCCGACGCCGTTGCTCGGCCGTTTCAAACTGGTGAAGCTGGAAGAACCGCCGTTCGACGCCGAAGCCTGGAAAACCCTGGCCGATGCCAGCAACCCAAACCCGAAAGGTACCCGCTCGATGCCGGCGAGTCTGGCGATTGGCGTGTCGGCGCCGTTCAAGGCGCAGTACCCGGAACTGGTGACGTTCTTTGAGAAAGTCGATTTGCCGATTGATCTGCTGAACCAGACCCTGGCCGGGATGAGCGAAAAGCGCCAGCAACCACGCCAGGTGGCCGAAGCGTTTCTGCGCGATCAACCGCAAGTGTGGACGCCTTGGGTGCCGGGTGATGTGGCGAGCAAGGTGAGCGGGAGTCTGTAA
- a CDS encoding sigma-70 family RNA polymerase sigma factor: MSGADSSHRNHVNTLFRDHYPWLCTRLRRQLNDAATAEDIAAETFAQLLEAPGLTAIREPRALLTTIARRLLYERWRRGDLERRHLQQLRQSDLDHGPSPEELADLSQSLKHLDRTLQRLPGKVRSTFLLARIDGLTYPQIAAELGISQRSVSLYMTRSQALCNRHSANQTLISSQNKRSA; encoded by the coding sequence ATGTCCGGCGCCGACTCATCCCATCGCAATCATGTGAACACGTTGTTTCGCGACCATTACCCGTGGTTGTGCACGCGTCTGCGTCGGCAATTGAATGATGCGGCCACGGCCGAAGACATCGCCGCCGAAACCTTCGCGCAACTGCTCGAAGCCCCGGGCCTGACCGCCATCCGCGAACCCCGCGCCTTGCTCACCACCATCGCCCGACGCCTGCTGTACGAACGCTGGCGGCGCGGCGATCTGGAGCGTCGGCATCTCCAGCAACTGCGACAGAGTGACCTTGATCACGGGCCGTCCCCAGAGGAACTGGCCGACCTGTCACAGAGCCTCAAACATCTGGACCGGACGCTCCAGCGCCTGCCGGGCAAAGTCCGTTCGACCTTTCTGCTGGCGCGCATCGACGGCCTGACCTACCCGCAAATCGCCGCCGAACTGGGCATCTCCCAGCGTTCGGTGAGCCTGTACATGACCCGTTCCCAGGCGCTGTGCAACCGCCACAGCGCCAATCAAACCCTGATTTCCTCCCAGAACAAGAGGTCCGCATGA
- a CDS encoding phosphate/phosphite/phosphonate ABC transporter substrate-binding protein, producing the protein MTSGYAELLMYIAPAPIRAANEQWLARILEHLGYSRLSAEGLSLPELWLSPQLLLTQTCGYPLMTALRRQVRIVGRPRYELPDATAGNHCSLILARADDPRRHLAEFFDSRGVINSEDSNSGMNLLRQRLAPLQRDGQFFASVGISGGHRESLRWLREDRADLAAIDSVTFAYLAQYAVEEVIGLRVLARSAFSPTLPFITAASTSDQQIERLRRAMNRSLQDLPEVARILGLSEVLPASENDYLILLDYQREAEELGYGRLR; encoded by the coding sequence ATGACGTCAGGTTACGCAGAACTGTTGATGTACATCGCCCCCGCGCCGATCCGCGCGGCCAATGAACAGTGGCTGGCGCGGATTCTCGAGCACTTGGGCTATTCGCGGCTCAGTGCCGAAGGTTTGTCGCTGCCGGAGCTCTGGCTGTCGCCGCAACTGCTGCTGACCCAGACCTGCGGCTACCCGCTGATGACCGCACTGCGCAGGCAGGTGAGGATTGTCGGCCGTCCGCGCTACGAATTGCCGGACGCCACGGCCGGCAATCATTGCAGCCTGATCCTTGCCCGCGCCGATGATCCGCGCCGACATCTGGCGGAGTTCTTCGACAGTCGCGGAGTGATCAACAGCGAAGACTCCAACAGCGGCATGAACCTGTTGCGTCAGCGTCTGGCGCCATTGCAGCGGGACGGGCAGTTTTTTGCTTCGGTGGGCATCAGTGGCGGCCATCGCGAAAGCCTGCGCTGGTTGCGCGAGGACCGTGCCGATCTGGCGGCCATCGACAGCGTGACCTTCGCGTACCTGGCGCAGTACGCCGTTGAAGAGGTCATTGGATTGCGGGTGTTGGCGCGCAGTGCGTTCAGCCCGACCTTGCCCTTTATCACCGCCGCCAGCACGTCGGACCAGCAGATCGAACGCTTGCGCCGAGCCATGAACCGCAGCCTTCAAGACCTGCCCGAGGTGGCCCGCATCCTCGGCTTGTCAGAAGTCCTGCCTGCCAGCGAAAACGATTACCTCATCCTGCTGGATTACCAGCGCGAGGCCGAAGAACTGGGTTATGGCCGCTTGCGTTAG
- a CDS encoding fatty acid desaturase has product MPHYFDDAHRQQIETLRQRFTARTDWPTWLLLIGVYAGWFALMLGSNWLGVWWSTLLLIPLLVLWLSVQHELLHGHPTRWTFVNKVLGYAPFAVWYPYTLYRDSHLQHHCDEDLTIPGLDPESRYLSAERWQGSSLFERSLHWLNKTVLGRFILGAPLALLALAGEELQRLKSRERQAWLMWLTHGALAVLMLFFIARYSVLPVWHYLFLISVPALSIAMVRSYYEHRPHTQPEQRTVLNEAGWPWRWLFLNLNFHLVHHDLPKLSWYDLPKAYRMRREQWVARSGGFLVQGYGQLWRQHGIKPIDSPQHPFI; this is encoded by the coding sequence ATGCCCCACTATTTCGACGATGCCCATCGCCAACAGATCGAAACCCTGCGTCAACGCTTCACAGCCCGTACCGACTGGCCGACCTGGTTGCTGCTGATTGGCGTGTATGCCGGCTGGTTCGCCCTGATGCTGGGCAGCAATTGGCTTGGCGTCTGGTGGAGCACGCTGCTGCTGATTCCATTGCTGGTGCTGTGGCTGTCCGTGCAGCACGAGTTGCTTCACGGTCATCCGACGCGCTGGACCTTCGTCAACAAAGTCCTCGGCTATGCGCCGTTTGCGGTGTGGTATCCCTATACGCTCTATCGCGACAGCCATTTGCAGCACCATTGCGATGAAGACCTGACGATTCCTGGCCTCGACCCCGAAAGCCGCTACCTGAGCGCCGAGCGCTGGCAGGGCAGTTCGCTGTTCGAACGCAGCCTGCACTGGCTGAACAAAACCGTATTGGGCCGATTCATTCTTGGCGCGCCGCTGGCGTTGCTGGCGCTGGCCGGTGAAGAATTGCAACGACTGAAAAGCCGCGAGCGCCAGGCCTGGCTGATGTGGCTGACCCACGGCGCCCTGGCGGTGCTGATGCTGTTTTTCATCGCCCGCTACAGCGTGTTGCCGGTCTGGCATTACCTGTTTTTGATCAGCGTGCCGGCGCTGTCGATTGCGATGGTTCGCTCTTACTATGAACACCGGCCGCACACACAACCGGAACAGCGCACGGTGCTCAACGAAGCCGGGTGGCCTTGGCGCTGGCTGTTCCTGAACCTGAATTTCCACCTCGTGCACCACGATTTGCCGAAGCTTTCGTGGTACGACTTGCCCAAGGCCTACCGCATGCGTCGGGAGCAATGGGTGGCGCGCAGCGGTGGATTTCTGGTGCAAGGTTACGGGCAACTGTGGCGCCAGCACGGCATCAAGCCGATCGACAGCCCGCAGCATCCGTTTATTTGA
- a CDS encoding GNAT family N-acetyltransferase: MTDTRYSQLDELSWPLMNKFYRQHQSSMKAVREAQLWVARREEIVAALCLRPVFGGHWLTGLFVDPACREQGIAAQLIAAAVNDVEAPVWLFCHPDLRGFYERRGFTFDPALPQAMAERMSRYARSKPMIAMELAPRSG, translated from the coding sequence ATGACCGATACCCGATATAGCCAGCTCGATGAATTGTCCTGGCCCTTGATGAACAAGTTCTACCGCCAGCATCAATCGTCGATGAAAGCGGTGCGCGAGGCGCAATTGTGGGTGGCGCGGCGTGAGGAAATCGTGGCTGCGCTGTGCCTGCGGCCGGTGTTCGGCGGGCATTGGCTGACCGGGTTGTTCGTTGATCCGGCCTGCCGCGAACAGGGCATAGCTGCGCAGTTGATCGCGGCGGCGGTGAACGATGTGGAGGCCCCGGTGTGGCTGTTCTGCCACCCGGACCTGCGTGGTTTCTATGAGCGGCGCGGCTTCACCTTCGACCCCGCCCTGCCCCAGGCCATGGCCGAGCGCATGAGCCGTTATGCGCGGAGCAAGCCGATGATTGCCATGGAGCTGGCCCCGCGCAGCGGATGA
- the def gene encoding peptide deformylase, whose protein sequence is MIREILKMGDERLLRIAPPVPAEMLDSPELWQLIDDMFQTMESVGGVGLAAPQIGVDLQLVIFGFEHSERYPDAEAVPQTILINPLITPLSPLMEEGFEGCLSVPGLRGAVDRYQQIRYEGVDPKGEPIVRVASGFHARVVQHECDHLIGRLYPSRITDFSKFGFTEVMFPDLDPNADD, encoded by the coding sequence ATGATTCGTGAAATTCTGAAGATGGGCGACGAACGCCTGCTGCGTATCGCCCCGCCAGTGCCCGCCGAGATGCTCGACAGCCCGGAGCTGTGGCAACTGATCGACGACATGTTCCAGACCATGGAAAGCGTCGGCGGTGTCGGCCTGGCCGCGCCGCAGATCGGCGTCGATCTGCAACTGGTGATCTTCGGCTTCGAGCACAGCGAACGGTACCCGGATGCCGAAGCCGTGCCGCAGACGATCCTGATCAATCCGCTGATCACGCCACTCAGTCCGCTCATGGAAGAGGGGTTTGAAGGCTGCCTGTCGGTACCTGGTCTGCGTGGCGCGGTGGATCGTTACCAGCAGATCCGTTACGAAGGCGTCGATCCCAAGGGCGAGCCGATTGTGCGTGTGGCTTCGGGCTTCCACGCGCGGGTGGTGCAGCACGAATGCGATCACCTGATCGGGCGGTTGTACCCGTCGCGCATCACCGATTTCAGCAAGTTCGGTTTTACCGAAGTGATGTTCCCGGATCTCGATCCCAACGCTGACGACTGA
- a CDS encoding YihY/virulence factor BrkB family protein, with translation MIFPDMKGLPLHRVIVRTVTEFMDDEMSTYASALAYQMLFSLFPFILFLIALIGFLHLPDFFSWLRLQSELVLPPQALEQVNPVIDQLQQSKGGLLSVGIVIALYTASAGVRLMMSAMNAAYDVVEGRPIWKRFPLSIVYTVGIAGMLLVAAALMVLGPQVMGWIAAQVGLEDFIVTVWTIARWPVIVILMMVAVALIYYVMPDVKQEFRFITPGSVLAVVVWIIASLGFAFYVKTFANYNAMYGSIGAIIVLLLYFYISSAVLLLGAEMNAVIEHMSNEGKDPGEKVPGELDEHPKQHVSGLGRDHSLKPNTDEA, from the coding sequence ATGATTTTCCCCGACATGAAAGGCCTGCCCCTGCACCGGGTCATCGTGCGCACCGTCACCGAGTTCATGGACGACGAAATGTCGACCTATGCCTCGGCACTGGCCTACCAGATGCTGTTCTCGCTGTTCCCGTTCATTCTGTTCCTGATTGCCCTGATCGGTTTCCTGCACCTGCCGGACTTCTTCTCCTGGCTGCGTCTGCAATCGGAACTGGTCCTGCCGCCTCAGGCGCTGGAGCAGGTCAACCCGGTGATCGATCAACTGCAGCAATCCAAGGGCGGCCTGCTGTCGGTCGGTATCGTCATCGCCCTGTACACTGCGTCCGCCGGCGTGCGCCTGATGATGAGCGCGATGAACGCGGCCTACGACGTGGTCGAGGGTCGGCCGATCTGGAAGCGCTTTCCATTGTCGATTGTCTACACCGTCGGCATCGCCGGCATGCTGCTGGTGGCCGCCGCGCTGATGGTGCTCGGCCCGCAGGTGATGGGCTGGATCGCCGCGCAGGTCGGGCTGGAAGATTTCATCGTCACGGTGTGGACCATCGCCCGCTGGCCGGTGATCGTGATCCTGATGATGGTGGCCGTGGCGCTGATCTATTACGTGATGCCCGACGTCAAACAGGAGTTTCGCTTCATCACGCCGGGCTCGGTTCTGGCGGTGGTGGTGTGGATCATCGCGTCGTTGGGATTCGCGTTCTACGTCAAGACGTTCGCCAACTACAACGCCATGTATGGCAGCATCGGTGCGATCATCGTGCTGTTGCTGTATTTCTACATTTCGTCCGCCGTGTTGCTGCTCGGTGCGGAGATGAATGCGGTGATCGAACACATGTCCAACGAGGGCAAGGATCCGGGCGAGAAAGTCCCCGGCGAACTCGATGAACATCCCAAACAACACGTTTCCGGCCTCGGGCGCGATCACTCGCTCAAGCCGAACACCGACGAAGCCTGA
- a CDS encoding CsbD family protein — MGSTSDKVKGMANEAVGNVKQGVGKATDNTKLQAEGKLQEKKGEAQQAVGKAKDAVKKGVDKA, encoded by the coding sequence ATGGGCAGCACGAGCGATAAAGTGAAAGGCATGGCCAACGAAGCGGTCGGCAACGTCAAGCAAGGTGTCGGCAAAGCCACCGACAACACCAAGCTGCAAGCCGAAGGCAAACTGCAAGAGAAGAAAGGCGAGGCCCAGCAAGCGGTGGGCAAAGCCAAGGACGCGGTCAAGAAAGGCGTCGACAAGGCTTGA